A genomic region of Parasegetibacter sp. NRK P23 contains the following coding sequences:
- the mtaB gene encoding tRNA (N(6)-L-threonylcarbamoyladenosine(37)-C(2))-methylthiotransferase MtaB, giving the protein MEKRSVAFHTLGCKLNFSETSTLSRLLENEGFDKKPFEDQADVYVINTCSVTDNADKECRQLVRRIQRRAPESFVVITGCYAQLKPAEIASIEGVDLVLGAAEKFNIAAHLRELTKGDSAKVCSCDVEAITGFNASYSLNDRTRTFLKVQDGCDYTCSFCTIPMARGKSRSDSIANVVRNAEELAASGVKEIVLTGVNLGDFGKGPDGNKKHEEDFYQLVQALDKVEGIERYRISSIEPNLLTNEIIQFVAGSKKFMPHFHIPLQSGSNKILGAMRRRYRRELYADRVQTIKQLMPHCAIGVDVIVGFPSETEEDFRETFDFLHSLDVSYLHVFTYSERDHTKALELSPVVPVSTRNARNKTLRNLSYMKMQYFTAQHTGETRGVLFEGQEKNGMMEGYTDNYIKVSVPFQQELVNTITPWKL; this is encoded by the coding sequence ATGGAAAAAAGATCTGTAGCGTTTCATACCTTGGGGTGTAAGTTGAATTTTTCGGAGACTTCCACCTTGTCGCGTCTCCTGGAAAATGAGGGTTTTGATAAGAAACCTTTTGAAGATCAGGCAGATGTGTATGTTATTAATACCTGCTCCGTTACCGATAACGCTGATAAGGAATGCCGTCAGCTGGTAAGAAGGATCCAACGCAGGGCACCGGAAAGCTTTGTGGTGATCACCGGGTGCTACGCGCAACTTAAACCGGCGGAGATCGCCTCCATTGAGGGGGTTGACCTTGTATTGGGCGCCGCGGAGAAATTCAATATCGCAGCCCATTTACGCGAGCTGACCAAAGGCGACAGCGCCAAAGTATGCAGTTGCGATGTGGAAGCCATCACCGGTTTCAATGCTTCATACTCCCTCAACGACCGCACCCGTACTTTTCTTAAAGTGCAGGATGGCTGCGATTATACCTGCTCTTTCTGCACCATCCCGATGGCCCGTGGCAAAAGCCGGAGCGACTCCATTGCCAATGTGGTGCGCAACGCGGAAGAACTGGCCGCATCCGGGGTAAAAGAGATTGTATTAACCGGGGTGAACCTGGGCGACTTTGGGAAAGGTCCGGATGGCAACAAAAAGCATGAAGAAGATTTTTACCAGCTCGTGCAGGCCTTGGATAAGGTTGAAGGCATAGAACGCTACCGTATTTCGTCTATCGAACCGAACCTGCTCACGAATGAAATCATACAATTCGTGGCCGGCAGCAAAAAGTTCATGCCCCACTTCCATATTCCGCTCCAGAGCGGGAGCAATAAGATACTGGGCGCGATGCGCAGAAGGTACCGCCGGGAACTCTACGCCGATCGGGTACAAACCATCAAACAACTGATGCCACACTGCGCCATTGGCGTGGATGTGATTGTTGGCTTTCCTTCAGAAACGGAAGAAGATTTCAGGGAAACCTTCGATTTCCTGCACAGCCTGGATGTATCCTACCTGCACGTGTTCACCTATTCGGAACGGGACCATACCAAAGCGCTGGAACTGTCGCCCGTTGTACCCGTTTCCACCAGGAACGCCCGGAATAAAACCCTGCGCAACTTATCGTACATGAAGATGCAATACTTCACGGCCCAACACACGGGGGAAACACGCGGCGTACTTTTTGAAGGACAGGAGAAGAATGGCATGATGGAAGGTTACACCGACAATTACATCAAGGTTTCCGTTCCTTTCCAGCAGGAACTGGTGAATACCATCACACCCTGGAAGCTGTAA
- a CDS encoding ATP-binding protein: MRNLPEGPDKEAIALLMARIQHDPRVKEVLGNEDLAVLRYLLNGGPAGSVSGTKTERDLQLEKSMLSAFVENTPAAVAMFDTQFRYIAYSRRWLEEYKLTGRNILGLSHYEVFPNISDEWKEIHLRCLNGAVERNEEDRWRPDGWEHDQFLRWEVRPWYQYDGQTGGIMMLTQDITEMCLQREELRAAKLQAEQASLAKSEFLANMSHEIRTPLNGVIGFTDLILKTELSPTQQQYLSIVNQSANTLLHLISDILDFSKIEAGKLELDIERCDLHELVSEASDVLAFQAQSKGLKMTLAMAEHTPKHIWTDPIRLKQILINLLGNAVKFTEKGEIEMKIEAKPAERPNHHHFRFAIKDTGIGIRKEKQHKIFDVFLQEDASTTKKYGGTGLGLSISNKLLGLMGSQLQLSSTPGEGSTFYFSLLLQTAQDTPPEQPEQPDMNEKTESTESNTEHFSVLIAEDNGVNMLLLKTIIKRIAPYATIEESVNGEECFQKCIENLPDIIFMDILMPEINGYEATKMIRATFPETHIPIIALTASNAIGEKERCLAAGMDDYLTKPVVMESIAYVIDTWVRKMKVHLNIDIVKDIVGDNEARLKEFFSIARKEISNSFTKLQEHFEHQDMKGIQYSAHKLSGTAVSAGLVQLSRIAVKLEDMQEFDPGTISGYLKKMKEEMITGFELMDKVSREGTE; the protein is encoded by the coding sequence ATGCGTAACCTGCCGGAAGGCCCCGATAAAGAGGCGATAGCGCTACTTATGGCCCGGATACAACATGATCCGAGGGTGAAAGAAGTATTGGGGAATGAAGACCTTGCGGTATTGCGGTACCTGTTGAATGGGGGCCCAGCAGGATCGGTATCCGGAACAAAAACAGAACGCGACCTGCAACTGGAAAAATCGATGCTGTCGGCTTTCGTTGAAAACACGCCTGCCGCGGTTGCCATGTTCGACACACAATTCAGGTATATCGCCTATAGCCGCAGGTGGCTGGAAGAATACAAACTTACAGGAAGGAATATCCTGGGATTATCGCATTACGAGGTTTTTCCCAATATATCAGATGAATGGAAAGAAATTCACCTGCGTTGCCTGAACGGCGCGGTGGAAAGAAATGAAGAGGACCGCTGGCGCCCCGATGGCTGGGAGCACGACCAGTTCCTCCGCTGGGAAGTACGCCCCTGGTACCAATACGATGGCCAGACGGGCGGCATCATGATGCTTACCCAGGACATCACCGAAATGTGCCTTCAGCGCGAAGAGCTCCGGGCCGCCAAGTTGCAGGCCGAACAGGCCAGTCTTGCCAAATCGGAATTCCTCGCCAACATGAGCCACGAGATCCGCACCCCATTGAATGGTGTGATCGGGTTCACCGACCTGATCCTGAAAACCGAACTCTCCCCCACCCAGCAGCAGTACCTTTCCATCGTGAACCAATCCGCGAATACGCTGCTTCATCTTATTTCAGACATCCTGGATTTCTCTAAGATCGAAGCGGGAAAACTGGAACTGGACATTGAACGGTGCGACCTGCACGAACTGGTTTCAGAAGCTTCAGATGTACTGGCGTTCCAGGCGCAAAGCAAGGGCCTGAAGATGACCCTCGCAATGGCGGAACATACGCCAAAACACATCTGGACCGACCCCATCCGGCTCAAACAGATACTCATCAACCTGCTCGGCAACGCCGTGAAATTTACGGAGAAAGGTGAGATCGAAATGAAGATTGAAGCAAAGCCCGCCGAACGCCCTAACCACCACCATTTCCGATTCGCCATCAAAGACACAGGGATCGGTATCAGGAAAGAAAAGCAACACAAGATATTTGACGTATTCCTGCAGGAAGATGCCTCCACCACAAAAAAATATGGTGGCACCGGACTAGGTCTCAGCATCTCCAACAAACTGCTGGGCCTCATGGGTAGCCAGCTGCAACTGAGCAGTACCCCTGGCGAAGGCAGTACGTTTTATTTTTCCCTGCTGCTTCAAACCGCGCAGGACACGCCCCCGGAACAACCCGAACAACCCGATATGAACGAAAAAACCGAATCCACTGAAAGTAACACAGAACATTTTTCAGTACTCATCGCTGAAGACAATGGCGTGAACATGCTTTTACTGAAAACCATCATTAAACGCATCGCGCCTTACGCCACCATTGAAGAGTCCGTTAACGGGGAAGAATGTTTTCAGAAATGTATTGAAAACCTGCCCGACATCATTTTCATGGATATCCTGATGCCGGAGATCAACGGCTACGAGGCCACGAAAATGATCCGCGCCACCTTCCCTGAAACGCATATCCCCATCATCGCGCTCACCGCCTCCAACGCGATCGGGGAAAAAGAAAGATGCCTGGCTGCCGGTATGGACGACTACCTTACCAAACCCGTTGTAATGGAAAGCATCGCCTACGTAATTGACACCTGGGTGCGCAAAATGAAAGTGCACCTGAACATCGACATCGTAAAAGATATTGTGGGCGATAACGAAGCCAGGCTGAAAGAGTTCTTCAGCATCGCACGGAAAGAAATCAGCAACAGTTTCACCAAACTCCAGGAGCATTTCGAGCACCAGGACATGAAAGGCATTCAGTATTCAGCGCACAAGTTAAGCGGCACCGCGGTTTCCGCAGGACTGGTACAACTGTCGCGCATAGCCGTAAAACTGGAAGATATGCAGGAGTTTGATCCCGGCACCATCAGCGGTTACCTCAAAAAGATGAAAGAAGAGATGATTACCGGCTTTGAACTGATGGACAAGGTTTCACGCGAGGGGACAGAATAA
- a CDS encoding lipopolysaccharide assembly protein LapB translates to MLTCNFIFAQQVPALMSKGEEYEAALNEQAALKTYQQALRIQPTHVSALVKCSELCARIGFRQEKNEARNDYYRAAKKYAELALKLEPKAAAAHVAMAIALGRMAMVASAKEKVAAVKEIKSHAEQALEADPDNFKAYHVLGKWHFEVWNLNSVERTAVKLFYGGFPKASLQEAITYFEKARNLQPKFLLNYLELAKAYDKNSERKKAIQALETMLQYKNLTEDDSNAKKEAGELLKKWK, encoded by the coding sequence ATGCTTACGTGCAATTTCATCTTTGCACAGCAGGTGCCTGCACTGATGAGTAAAGGCGAGGAGTATGAGGCGGCATTGAATGAACAGGCGGCATTAAAAACTTACCAGCAGGCGCTCAGGATCCAGCCCACCCATGTTTCCGCGCTCGTGAAATGTTCCGAGCTCTGCGCCCGGATAGGCTTCAGGCAGGAAAAAAACGAGGCCCGCAACGATTATTACCGCGCCGCAAAAAAATACGCTGAACTGGCGCTGAAACTGGAACCCAAAGCGGCCGCGGCGCACGTGGCCATGGCCATCGCATTGGGAAGAATGGCCATGGTGGCTTCCGCAAAGGAAAAAGTAGCCGCTGTAAAGGAAATAAAATCCCATGCGGAGCAGGCACTGGAAGCCGATCCTGATAATTTCAAGGCATACCATGTTTTGGGGAAATGGCATTTTGAGGTCTGGAACCTAAACAGTGTAGAGCGCACGGCCGTAAAGCTTTTCTATGGCGGTTTTCCCAAAGCCAGTTTGCAGGAGGCCATCACTTATTTTGAAAAAGCCAGGAACCTGCAACCTAAGTTCCTGCTGAATTACCTTGAGCTCGCCAAGGCCTACGACAAGAACAGCGAAAGGAAAAAAGCCATCCAGGCGCTGGAAACAATGTTGCAATACAAAAACCTCACGGAAGACGATTCCAATGCGAAAAAAGAAGCGGGAGAATTGTTGAAAAAATGGAAGTAG
- a CDS encoding dihydroneopterin aldolase, whose translation MQTITIHLKQLRFFAYHGWHPQEQQTGNQFELNIIVKLHPAKEVVRKLEDTVNYADIYERVKKRMEKATPLLETVVMELAEEIAAAHPVIAEMELFLDKLTAPIAGMDGRVGVSYSWKKNN comes from the coding sequence ATGCAAACCATCACCATTCATTTAAAACAACTCCGTTTCTTCGCTTACCACGGCTGGCATCCCCAGGAACAGCAGACCGGTAACCAGTTTGAACTGAACATTATCGTGAAATTGCATCCCGCAAAAGAAGTGGTACGCAAATTGGAAGATACAGTCAACTACGCCGATATTTATGAACGTGTGAAAAAAAGAATGGAGAAAGCAACGCCCTTACTGGAAACTGTTGTCATGGAACTGGCGGAAGAAATTGCGGCCGCGCACCCGGTGATCGCTGAAATGGAGCTGTTCCTTGATAAGCTGACCGCCCCAATCGCGGGAATGGATGGAAGGGTAGGCGTTTCTTACTCCTGGAAAAAAAACAACTGA